In Myxococcus guangdongensis, one genomic interval encodes:
- a CDS encoding TadE/TadG family type IV pilus assembly protein codes for MRARTGSRFERGAAAVETALCMLVIIPVFMYAIFLDDLLKHVLDAQETVVSTVWDYAVSDYAAEPEGGESFAGFGQTQGLARRMFCDHESGLDSYGSGNGPECDTDDVSHHQEVVAHACWLHPGAKQVYCSVDQNAVGSYGVTLHGSYMQQFNKGGLIRCSARSGVQNYLLPTTFLQEFSKVDLAKEQKDRREKDVHGNAKGGSEKDTYLLSWEYIALVTDTWALTKGQSFSPGEGQKEAGDLYARVQQVYSNQENSGYTQMGPAAEQLVNQAISRNLLATDLRLDHTPGDDPRDVSLSIQPQNGGAPSQVITQGLTPANYFNNEWRDWEVNNNQATARERGQYYMGCKQPGKC; via the coding sequence GTGAGAGCCAGGACTGGGAGCCGCTTCGAGCGGGGCGCGGCCGCGGTGGAGACGGCGCTGTGCATGCTCGTCATCATCCCCGTGTTCATGTACGCCATCTTCCTGGACGACCTCCTGAAGCACGTCCTGGACGCGCAGGAGACCGTGGTCTCCACTGTCTGGGATTATGCGGTGTCGGACTACGCCGCCGAGCCGGAGGGCGGTGAGTCCTTCGCGGGCTTCGGCCAGACGCAGGGCCTGGCGCGGCGGATGTTCTGCGACCACGAGTCGGGTCTGGACAGCTACGGCTCCGGCAATGGACCCGAGTGCGACACGGACGATGTCAGCCACCACCAGGAGGTCGTCGCGCATGCGTGCTGGCTGCATCCGGGGGCCAAGCAGGTGTACTGCTCCGTGGATCAGAACGCCGTCGGCTCCTACGGCGTGACGCTGCACGGCTCCTACATGCAGCAGTTCAACAAGGGCGGGCTCATCCGCTGCTCGGCGCGCAGTGGCGTCCAGAACTACCTGCTCCCCACGACGTTCCTCCAGGAGTTCTCGAAGGTCGACCTCGCGAAGGAGCAGAAGGACCGGAGGGAGAAGGACGTCCATGGGAACGCCAAGGGCGGGAGCGAGAAGGACACCTACCTGCTCTCGTGGGAGTACATCGCGCTGGTGACGGACACGTGGGCCCTCACCAAGGGGCAGAGCTTCTCACCCGGAGAGGGGCAGAAGGAGGCGGGCGACCTCTACGCGCGCGTGCAGCAGGTGTATTCGAACCAGGAGAACTCGGGCTACACGCAGATGGGGCCCGCCGCCGAGCAGCTCGTCAACCAGGCCATCAGTCGCAACCTGCTCGCGACCGACCTGCGGCTCGACCACACCCCGGGGGACGACCCGCGTGACGTCAGCCTCTCCATCCAGCCGCAGAACGGCGGCGCGCCGTCACAAGTCATCACCCAGGGGCTGACCCCCGCCAACTACTTCAACAACGAGTGGCGTGACTGGGAGGTGAACAACAACCAGGCCACGGCGCGGGAGCGAGGCCAGTACTACATGGGCTGCAAGCAGCCGGGAAAGTGCTGA
- the sufC gene encoding Fe-S cluster assembly ATPase SufC, giving the protein MALLSVRNLHARVGDKDILKGIDLEVGAGEVHAIMGPNGSGKSTLASVLAGRDSYEVTQGEVLLDGKSLLELSPEARATEGVFLAFQYPVEIPGVGNLHFLRTALNAQRRVKGLEELDAMDFLQLAKEKSKLVQLDAAFMNRSVNEGFSGGEKKRNEIFQMAVLEPRLAVLDETDSGLDIDALRTVAGGVNGLRSKDRGMVLITHYQRLLDYIVPDKVHVMAAGRIVRSGGRELALELEEKGYGWLGLEGGKGAPKGGEVRR; this is encoded by the coding sequence ATGGCGCTGCTGTCGGTTCGGAATCTGCACGCCCGCGTGGGCGACAAGGACATCCTCAAGGGCATCGACCTGGAGGTGGGCGCCGGTGAGGTGCACGCCATCATGGGGCCCAACGGCTCGGGGAAGAGCACGCTGGCGAGCGTGCTCGCGGGGCGCGACTCCTACGAGGTGACGCAAGGCGAGGTGCTGCTCGACGGCAAGTCGCTCTTGGAGCTGTCGCCCGAGGCCCGCGCGACGGAGGGCGTGTTCCTGGCCTTCCAGTACCCGGTGGAGATTCCGGGCGTGGGCAACCTGCACTTCCTGCGCACCGCGCTCAACGCGCAGCGCCGGGTGAAGGGGCTGGAGGAGCTGGACGCGATGGACTTCCTCCAGCTCGCCAAGGAGAAGTCGAAGCTGGTGCAACTGGATGCGGCCTTCATGAACCGCTCGGTGAACGAGGGCTTCTCCGGCGGCGAGAAGAAGCGCAACGAAATCTTCCAGATGGCGGTGCTGGAGCCGCGCCTCGCGGTGCTCGACGAGACGGACTCGGGCCTGGACATCGACGCGCTGCGCACGGTGGCGGGTGGGGTGAACGGCTTGCGCTCCAAGGACCGCGGCATGGTGCTCATCACCCACTACCAGCGGCTGCTCGACTACATCGTCCCGGACAAGGTGCACGTCATGGCGGCGGGCCGCATCGTCCGCTCGGGCGGGCGTGAGCTGGCGCTGGAGCTGGAGGAGAAGGGCTACGGCTGGCTGGGCCTGGAGGGTGGCAAGGGGGCGCCGAAGGGCGGGGAGGTCCGGCGATGA
- a CDS encoding ABC transporter substrate-binding protein, whose product MRHLLLLATLALSLAGCEKKSAPTPTDAPPSGQATAPQGSQEGTPAQAPAQPGAQGQATGDSGPIVVGEVGSLTGSEATFGVSARNGIELALDEANAAGGVKGRKVVVRVYDSQGRPEEGAQAATRLITQDKVVAILGEAASSVSMAMAEKAQAGKVPMITPTSTSAEVTKKGDYIFRVCFIDEFQGLVMAKFARENLKLSRVAVLTDNKSAFSMGLANVFTAKFQEFGGQVVGTESYSKGDTDFRAQLTAIKQLKPEAMFVPGYYTDVGIIARQAREVGLKVPLLGGDGWDSDKLFELGGSALEGSYFSNHYSPGNPDPVLQSFLARYKARYRGVPDSVAALAYDAGRVLVEAMKRAPDLSGPSLRDAIAATKDFPGVAGRITLDANRDAVKEAVVLKVAGGKAEFVTTVKP is encoded by the coding sequence ATGCGTCATCTGCTGCTCCTGGCCACACTGGCACTGAGTCTGGCGGGCTGCGAGAAGAAGTCCGCGCCCACCCCCACCGACGCCCCGCCGAGCGGCCAGGCCACGGCTCCCCAAGGCTCCCAGGAGGGCACTCCAGCGCAGGCTCCCGCCCAGCCGGGCGCGCAGGGGCAGGCGACCGGGGACTCGGGCCCCATCGTCGTGGGTGAGGTGGGGAGCCTCACCGGCAGTGAGGCCACGTTCGGCGTGTCGGCGCGCAACGGCATCGAGCTGGCGCTGGACGAGGCCAACGCGGCCGGCGGCGTGAAGGGCCGCAAGGTGGTGGTGCGCGTGTACGACAGCCAGGGGCGCCCGGAGGAAGGGGCGCAGGCGGCGACGCGGCTGATTACCCAGGACAAGGTGGTGGCGATTCTCGGTGAGGCGGCCTCGTCGGTGTCGATGGCGATGGCGGAGAAGGCGCAGGCGGGCAAGGTGCCGATGATTACGCCCACGTCGACGAGCGCCGAGGTGACGAAGAAGGGCGACTACATCTTCCGCGTCTGCTTCATCGACGAGTTCCAGGGCCTGGTGATGGCGAAGTTCGCGCGCGAGAACCTGAAGCTGTCGCGCGTGGCGGTGCTCACGGACAACAAGAGCGCGTTCTCGATGGGGCTCGCCAACGTCTTCACCGCGAAGTTCCAGGAGTTCGGCGGACAGGTGGTGGGGACGGAGAGCTACTCGAAGGGGGACACCGACTTCCGCGCGCAGCTGACGGCCATCAAGCAGCTGAAGCCGGAGGCGATGTTCGTGCCGGGCTACTACACGGACGTGGGCATCATCGCGCGGCAGGCGCGCGAGGTGGGCCTGAAGGTGCCGCTCTTGGGCGGCGACGGGTGGGACTCCGACAAGCTGTTCGAGCTGGGCGGGTCCGCGCTGGAGGGCAGCTACTTCTCCAACCACTACTCGCCGGGCAACCCGGACCCGGTGCTCCAGTCGTTCCTGGCGCGCTACAAGGCGCGCTACCGCGGCGTGCCGGACAGCGTGGCCGCGCTGGCATACGACGCGGGCCGGGTGCTGGTGGAGGCGATGAAGCGCGCGCCGGACCTGAGCGGCCCGTCGCTGCGCGACGCCATCGCGGCGACGAAGGACTTCCCGGGCGTGGCGGGGCGCATCACGTTGGACGCGAACCGGGACGCGGTGAAGGAGGCCGTCGTGCTGAAGGTCGCCGGCGGCAAGGCGGAGTTCGTCACCACCGTGAAGCCGTAG
- the sufB gene encoding Fe-S cluster assembly protein SufB: protein MTTDTLQELTRRPYAAGFVSAVEADTFPPGLSEDVIRALSEKKGEPAFLLEWRLKSYRHWLTLREPTWQAVTYRPIDYQGISYYSAPRFKPKKDSLDEVDPEILRTYEKLGIPLEEQKRLQNVAVDAVFDSVSVATTFKDKLAKAGVIFCSFSEAVREHPELLKKYLGTVVPHSDNFFAALNSAVFSDGSFVYVPKGVRCPMELSTYFRINAAETGQFERTLIVADEGSYVSYLEGCTAPQRDTNQLHAAVVELVALKGATIKYSTVQNWYPGDAEGKGGIYNFVTKRGIAHERAKISWTQVETGSAITWKYPSVILKGDDSVGEFYSVALTNNLQQADTGTKMVHIGKNTRSTIVSKGISAGRGQNTYRGLVKVLKSAQDARNYTQCDSLLLGDKCGAHTVPYIEVKNASAQVEHEASTSKIGEDQLFYCRQRGISQEDAVSMIVNGFCRQVFKELPMEFAVEAQKLLGVSLEGSVG, encoded by the coding sequence ATGACCACCGACACATTGCAGGAGCTGACGCGCCGCCCGTACGCGGCGGGCTTCGTCTCCGCCGTGGAGGCGGACACCTTCCCGCCCGGCCTGAGCGAGGACGTCATCCGCGCGCTGTCCGAGAAGAAGGGCGAGCCGGCCTTCCTGCTCGAGTGGCGCCTGAAGTCCTACCGCCACTGGCTCACGCTGCGCGAGCCCACGTGGCAGGCGGTGACGTACCGCCCCATCGACTACCAGGGCATCAGCTACTACTCGGCGCCGCGCTTCAAGCCGAAGAAGGACAGCCTGGACGAGGTGGACCCGGAGATTCTGCGCACCTACGAGAAGCTCGGCATTCCGCTCGAGGAGCAGAAGCGCCTGCAGAACGTCGCGGTGGACGCGGTGTTCGACTCGGTGTCCGTGGCGACGACGTTCAAGGACAAGCTCGCCAAGGCGGGCGTCATCTTCTGCTCCTTCTCCGAAGCGGTGCGCGAGCACCCGGAGCTGCTCAAGAAGTACCTGGGCACGGTGGTGCCGCACTCGGACAACTTCTTCGCGGCGCTCAACTCGGCGGTGTTCAGCGACGGCTCGTTCGTCTACGTGCCCAAGGGCGTGCGGTGCCCCATGGAGCTGTCCACCTACTTCCGCATCAACGCGGCGGAGACGGGCCAGTTCGAGCGCACGCTCATCGTCGCGGACGAGGGCTCCTACGTGAGCTACCTGGAGGGCTGCACGGCGCCCCAGCGCGACACCAACCAGCTGCACGCGGCGGTGGTGGAGCTGGTGGCGCTCAAGGGGGCCACCATCAAGTACTCCACGGTGCAGAACTGGTACCCCGGCGACGCCGAGGGCAAGGGCGGCATCTACAACTTCGTCACCAAGCGCGGCATCGCGCACGAGCGCGCGAAGATTTCGTGGACGCAGGTGGAGACGGGCTCGGCGATTACCTGGAAGTACCCGAGCGTCATCCTCAAGGGGGATGACTCGGTGGGCGAGTTCTACTCGGTGGCGCTCACCAACAACCTGCAGCAGGCGGACACGGGCACGAAGATGGTGCACATCGGGAAGAACACCCGCTCCACCATCGTGTCCAAGGGCATCAGCGCGGGCCGGGGACAGAACACGTACCGGGGGCTGGTGAAGGTGCTCAAGAGCGCCCAGGACGCGCGCAACTATACGCAGTGCGACTCGCTGCTCCTGGGGGACAAGTGCGGCGCCCACACGGTGCCGTACATCGAGGTGAAGAACGCGTCCGCGCAGGTGGAGCACGAGGCCTCCACGTCGAAGATTGGCGAGGACCAGCTCTTCTATTGCAGACAGCGCGGCATCTCCCAGGAGGACGCGGTGTCGATGATCGTCAATGGCTTCTGCCGGCAGGTCTTCAAGGAGCTCCCGATGGAGTTCGCGGTGGAAGCGCAGAAGCTGCTCGGAGTGAGTCTGGAAGGGAGCGTGGGGTAG
- a CDS encoding TadE/TadG family type IV pilus assembly protein, with translation MRCPFRLHPARAQSGQSAVETAIVLPLFVFLILGILQLGLMHQARLLTKYAAYKAVRAGSIHNANVREMEKAAVAVLLPMLAKRSSGPDGIEYVRPVGSGQEFSDKWKELNDNKMADTELKYAEVTICGPTKADAGGSGGEVDFDDPDNATSGDWRASHRTKLRIQVTFNYRLVVPFADWVIFNAARARDMPMLMRMGEVKGEEKGLVSSRRFGSASTGEGPYDSAAAKRIYIAPIRASYTMRMQSNLYTNNDDLPSRNACLFSFAY, from the coding sequence ATGCGATGCCCCTTCCGCTTACATCCTGCGAGGGCGCAGTCTGGACAGTCCGCGGTGGAGACCGCGATTGTCCTGCCGCTCTTCGTGTTCCTCATCCTGGGCATCCTGCAGCTCGGGTTGATGCACCAGGCGCGGCTGTTGACGAAGTACGCGGCCTACAAGGCGGTGCGGGCCGGCTCCATCCACAACGCGAACGTGCGGGAGATGGAGAAGGCGGCGGTGGCGGTGCTGCTGCCCATGCTCGCCAAGCGCTCCTCCGGCCCGGACGGCATCGAGTACGTGCGTCCGGTGGGCAGCGGGCAGGAGTTCTCGGACAAGTGGAAGGAGCTCAACGACAACAAGATGGCGGACACGGAGCTGAAGTACGCCGAGGTCACCATCTGCGGGCCGACGAAGGCCGACGCGGGCGGAAGTGGCGGCGAGGTGGACTTCGATGACCCGGACAACGCCACGTCCGGCGACTGGCGGGCGAGCCACCGCACCAAGCTGCGCATCCAGGTGACGTTCAACTACCGGCTGGTCGTCCCATTCGCGGACTGGGTCATCTTCAACGCCGCCCGCGCCCGCGACATGCCGATGTTGATGCGCATGGGCGAGGTGAAGGGGGAGGAGAAGGGCCTGGTGTCCAGCCGGAGGTTCGGGAGCGCCTCCACCGGCGAGGGCCCCTATGACAGCGCCGCGGCCAAGCGCATCTACATCGCCCCCATCCGCGCCTCCTACACCATGCGGATGCAGTCGAACCTCTACACCAACAACGACGACCTGCCCTCGAGGAACGCATGCCTCTTCTCGTTCGCCTATTGA
- the sufU gene encoding Fe-S cluster assembly sulfur transfer protein SufU, which yields MSSGSDELKDLYQEVVLEHSKRPRNYRVVEGANHEAAGHNPLCGDQLSVTLKLDGDVIRDIGFQGQGCAISRASASLMTGAVKDKSREEAEALFALVHKLVTEGPESVDLDALGKLAVLSGVSEFPARVKCASLAWHTMRAALAGHSEAVSTE from the coding sequence ATGAGCTCGGGCTCGGATGAATTGAAGGACCTCTATCAAGAGGTGGTGCTGGAGCACTCCAAGCGGCCGCGCAACTACCGCGTGGTGGAGGGCGCCAACCACGAGGCGGCGGGCCACAACCCGCTGTGCGGAGACCAGCTCTCCGTGACGCTGAAGCTGGACGGAGACGTCATCCGCGACATCGGCTTCCAGGGGCAGGGCTGCGCGATTTCACGCGCGTCCGCGTCGCTGATGACGGGGGCGGTGAAGGACAAGTCGCGCGAGGAGGCGGAGGCGCTCTTCGCGCTGGTGCACAAGCTGGTGACCGAAGGGCCGGAGTCGGTGGACCTGGACGCGCTGGGCAAGCTCGCGGTGCTGTCGGGCGTGAGCGAGTTCCCCGCGCGGGTGAAGTGCGCGAGCCTGGCGTGGCACACGATGCGCGCGGCGCTGGCGGGACACAGTGAAGCGGTCTCCACGGAGTAG
- a CDS encoding cysteine desulfurase translates to MSTFDVQQVRADFPLLRQEVRGRPLVYLDSAATAQKPQAVIDAIVRFYQHDNANVHRGVHILSERATEAYEGARETVRGFLNARDVREIIFVRGTTEAINLVAQTYGRKHIGAGDEVLITQMEHHANIVPWKMLCEQTGATLKVIPVDDRGELVLDAVDALLTEKTRILAVTHVSNALGTVNPVKELTRRAHAKGIPVLVDGAQSVTHFPVDVQDIGCDFYAFSGHKTFGPTGIGVLYGRLERLEPMPPYQGGGDMILSVTMEKVTYNRVPHRFEAGTPNLEGAVGLAAAIRYLRGVGLAAIAEHDRQMMAYATEALEAVPGLRLIGTAREKAGVLSFTLEDIHPHDVGTILDREGICIRTGHHCAQPVMQHFKLPATARASLALYNTREDVDALVRGLHKVREVFG, encoded by the coding sequence ATGAGCACGTTCGACGTGCAGCAGGTGCGCGCGGACTTCCCCTTGCTGCGGCAGGAGGTGCGGGGCCGTCCCCTCGTCTACCTGGACAGCGCGGCCACGGCGCAGAAGCCACAGGCGGTCATCGACGCCATCGTCCGCTTCTACCAGCACGACAACGCCAACGTGCACCGGGGCGTCCACATCCTCTCCGAGCGCGCGACGGAGGCCTACGAGGGCGCGCGCGAGACGGTGCGCGGCTTCCTCAACGCCCGGGACGTGCGTGAAATCATCTTCGTGCGTGGCACCACGGAGGCCATCAACCTCGTGGCGCAGACCTACGGCCGCAAGCACATCGGCGCCGGGGACGAGGTGCTCATCACCCAGATGGAGCACCACGCCAACATCGTCCCCTGGAAGATGCTGTGCGAGCAGACCGGCGCCACGCTCAAGGTGATTCCGGTGGATGACCGGGGCGAGCTGGTGCTGGACGCGGTGGACGCGCTGCTCACGGAGAAGACGCGCATCCTCGCGGTGACGCACGTGTCCAACGCGCTGGGCACGGTGAACCCGGTGAAGGAGCTGACGCGCCGGGCGCACGCGAAGGGCATCCCCGTGCTGGTGGATGGGGCGCAGTCGGTGACGCACTTCCCGGTGGACGTGCAGGACATCGGCTGTGACTTCTATGCCTTCAGCGGGCACAAGACGTTCGGCCCCACGGGCATCGGCGTGTTGTACGGGCGCCTGGAGCGCCTGGAGCCGATGCCTCCGTACCAGGGCGGCGGGGACATGATCCTCTCCGTGACGATGGAGAAGGTGACGTACAACCGCGTGCCGCACCGCTTCGAGGCGGGGACGCCGAACCTGGAGGGCGCGGTGGGGCTGGCCGCGGCCATCCGGTATCTGCGGGGCGTGGGGCTGGCCGCCATCGCCGAGCACGACCGGCAGATGATGGCCTACGCGACCGAGGCGCTGGAGGCGGTGCCGGGGCTGCGGCTCATCGGCACCGCGCGCGAGAAGGCGGGCGTGCTGTCCTTCACGCTGGAGGACATCCACCCGCATGACGTGGGCACCATCCTGGACCGCGAGGGCATCTGCATCCGCACGGGCCACCACTGCGCGCAGCCGGTGATGCAGCACTTCAAGCTGCCGGCGACGGCGCGGGCGTCGCTGGCGCTCTACAACACGCGCGAGGACGTGGACGCGCTCGTGCGCGGGCTGCACAAGGTGAGGGAGGTGTTCGGATGA
- a CDS encoding SUF system Fe-S cluster assembly regulator yields MLRMSKMTDYGIVLMTELARVEGGTRTTRELAARTRVPLPSASKVLKGLLQAGLVVSHRGANGGYGLARPAASLSLAELVASLEGPVSLTECGVHPTGGAPCELEAVCQVRGHWRLINQAIQESLARLTLADLIAPAPRMPERLVGLGLPSRPASPTATPTTSSVTGARS; encoded by the coding sequence ATGCTCCGGATGAGCAAGATGACCGATTACGGCATCGTGCTGATGACCGAGCTGGCTCGCGTGGAGGGTGGCACCCGTACCACTCGCGAGCTGGCGGCACGTACCCGTGTGCCACTGCCCTCGGCCAGCAAGGTGCTCAAGGGCCTGCTTCAGGCGGGCCTCGTGGTGTCCCATCGAGGCGCGAACGGTGGCTACGGCCTCGCCCGGCCGGCGGCCTCGCTGTCCCTGGCGGAGCTGGTGGCCTCGCTGGAGGGCCCGGTGTCGCTCACCGAGTGTGGCGTGCACCCCACCGGCGGCGCGCCCTGTGAGCTGGAGGCCGTGTGCCAGGTGCGAGGCCACTGGCGCCTCATCAATCAGGCCATCCAGGAGTCGCTGGCGCGCCTGACGCTGGCGGACCTCATCGCCCCGGCGCCGCGCATGCCGGAGCGACTGGTGGGCCTGGGCCTGCCCTCGCGGCCCGCGAGCCCCACCGCCACCCCGACGACTTCATCCGTGACAGGAGCACGCTCATGA
- the sufD gene encoding Fe-S cluster assembly protein SufD yields MTRYLDVASRFQKASASAPAFLRALRQEGLAHFERLGLPTTKDEAWKYTNVSPIAEGGFSPVSATRDSAALAPVVDGLALVGGPRLVFVDGRFAPELSSVTGLPRGLMVKPLGAALTQDAALLEAHLGQRARASEQAFTALNAALLEDGALVHLSKGALSEVPVQLIFLTRGDAPVLASPRVLVLAEEGSEGTLVETYASASGGPAATFTNAVTEVTLGDNASLKHYRLQSEGDAALHVGGLHVKQGRDSRFVSHTFAFGGVLARNEVHVSFAGKGGDATLNGLYVGRGTQHQDVRTALDHAVADCTSRELYKGVLDDRARGTFHGLVKVQQDAQRTDARQQNRNLLLSEHAQADTRPQLEILADDVKCAHGAAVGRLDAQALFYLRSRGIPQAEAERLLTYAFARELVEAVPEGPVRASVESLLAQRLPGAARTEVTA; encoded by the coding sequence ATGACGCGCTACCTGGACGTCGCCTCGCGCTTCCAGAAGGCGTCCGCGAGCGCGCCCGCCTTCCTGCGCGCCCTGCGTCAGGAGGGGCTCGCGCACTTCGAGCGCCTGGGCCTGCCGACGACGAAGGACGAGGCGTGGAAGTACACCAACGTCTCGCCCATCGCGGAGGGGGGCTTCTCGCCCGTGTCGGCGACGCGTGACAGCGCGGCGCTGGCGCCGGTGGTGGACGGGCTCGCGCTCGTGGGTGGACCTCGGCTGGTCTTCGTCGACGGACGCTTCGCTCCGGAGCTGTCGAGCGTGACGGGCCTGCCGCGTGGGCTGATGGTGAAGCCGCTCGGCGCGGCGCTGACGCAGGACGCGGCGCTGCTCGAGGCCCACCTGGGCCAGCGGGCGCGGGCGTCGGAGCAGGCCTTCACGGCGCTCAACGCGGCGCTGCTGGAGGATGGGGCGCTGGTGCACCTGTCGAAGGGCGCGCTGAGCGAGGTGCCCGTGCAGCTGATCTTCCTGACGCGCGGCGATGCGCCCGTGCTCGCGAGCCCGCGTGTATTGGTGCTCGCGGAGGAGGGCAGCGAGGGCACGTTGGTGGAGACGTACGCCAGCGCGAGCGGAGGTCCCGCGGCCACGTTCACCAACGCGGTGACCGAGGTGACGCTGGGCGACAACGCCAGCCTGAAGCACTACCGCCTCCAGTCGGAGGGGGACGCCGCGCTGCACGTGGGCGGGCTGCACGTGAAGCAGGGGCGCGACAGCCGCTTCGTCTCGCACACGTTCGCCTTCGGCGGCGTGCTGGCGCGCAACGAGGTGCACGTCTCCTTCGCGGGCAAGGGTGGCGACGCGACTCTGAACGGCCTGTACGTGGGGCGCGGGACGCAGCATCAGGATGTGCGCACCGCGCTGGACCACGCCGTCGCGGACTGCACCAGCCGCGAGCTGTACAAGGGCGTGCTGGATGACCGGGCACGCGGCACGTTCCACGGCCTGGTGAAGGTGCAGCAGGACGCGCAGCGCACGGACGCGCGGCAGCAGAACCGCAACCTCCTGTTGTCCGAGCACGCGCAGGCGGACACTCGGCCGCAGCTGGAGATTCTCGCGGACGACGTGAAGTGCGCGCACGGCGCGGCGGTGGGGCGGCTGGACGCGCAGGCGCTGTTCTACCTGCGCTCGCGAGGCATCCCCCAGGCGGAGGCGGAGCGGCTGCTCACGTATGCCTTCGCCCGCGAGCTGGTGGAGGCGGTGCCGGAGGGCCCGGTGCGCGCGAGCGTGGAGTCGCTGCTGGCCCAGAGGCTGCCGGGCGCGGCCCGGACGGAGGTGACGGCATGA
- a CDS encoding TadE/TadG family type IV pilus assembly protein gives MRSVPTRAQSGQAAVESAIVLPLFVFLILGTLQLGLMHQARLLAKYAAYKAVRAGSLHNAKVETMEAAALAVLLPILSTRTSGEGGIEVVKPVGTAQEFQTKFEELKNNQMPGANLKYAEVTICGPTQEEVSGGGEFDFDDPDNIHPRSWRENHRTKLRIQLTLNFRLVVPFADWVIYKAARGREVPMLMRMGKIKAEEQSKTSTRRFGGAATGEGPYESAASQGVYIMPIRTTYTMRMQSNLYLGANALPASNACLFPFSY, from the coding sequence ATGCGTTCCGTCCCCACAAGGGCCCAATCAGGCCAGGCCGCGGTGGAGTCCGCCATCGTCCTGCCGCTGTTCGTGTTCCTCATCCTGGGCACGTTGCAGCTGGGGCTGATGCACCAGGCGCGCCTGCTGGCGAAGTACGCCGCGTACAAGGCCGTGCGCGCGGGCTCGCTGCACAACGCCAAGGTGGAGACCATGGAGGCCGCGGCCCTCGCGGTGCTCCTGCCCATCCTCAGCACCCGCACCTCGGGTGAGGGCGGCATCGAGGTCGTCAAGCCCGTCGGCACCGCCCAGGAGTTCCAGACCAAGTTCGAGGAGCTGAAGAACAACCAGATGCCCGGGGCGAACCTCAAGTACGCGGAGGTCACCATCTGCGGCCCCACGCAGGAGGAGGTCTCCGGCGGCGGCGAGTTCGACTTCGACGACCCGGACAACATCCACCCGAGGAGCTGGCGGGAGAACCACCGCACCAAGCTGCGCATCCAGCTGACGCTCAACTTCCGGCTGGTGGTGCCCTTCGCGGACTGGGTCATCTACAAGGCCGCGCGCGGCCGCGAGGTGCCCATGCTGATGCGCATGGGGAAGATCAAGGCGGAGGAGCAGTCCAAGACCTCCACCCGCCGCTTCGGAGGCGCCGCCACGGGCGAGGGCCCCTACGAGAGCGCCGCCTCCCAGGGCGTCTACATCATGCCCATCCGCACCACGTACACCATGCGGATGCAGTCCAACCTGTACCTGGGCGCCAACGCCCTGCCCGCGAGCAACGCATGCCTCTTCCCGTTCTCCTACTGA